Within the Helicoverpa armigera isolate CAAS_96S chromosome 8, ASM3070526v1, whole genome shotgun sequence genome, the region CAACCAATAGAATGATTCCAGTTGGAAACTCATAAGACTGTGCTGATTTTTCTTGGTTACAGATATAGCTAGCTACCCTCCATCCACTCCATATGtcagtttgtttattattatcataataaccTTATAATTTCTGCATAGGTCACTGAGTTGGGCCTGTTCCGTGCAGCCGTCCCATCTGGTGCTTCCACTGGTGTCCATGAGGCCCTGGAACTCCGAGACAACATCAAGGGCCAGTACCATGGCAAGGGAGTCCTTACTGCCATCAAGAACATCAATGAGACCATCGCTCCTGAGCTGCTGAAACAGAACCTTGAGGTCACACAGCAGAAGGAGGTATGTActcatcaatattttatataacctTCACTTTGACCTTAACAGAACTATTTACAGGTCAATTATGATTTATTGGATTTAGTTGGGATTAACTTACACGTCACAAGAGTTTTGGTGTTAAGACAGTTCAAAAAATGGAGAaggatttttttgcttttgacaTTTCCCAACTTGTTTCACAGCAACTACTTTTGCGTGGAGAATAAATAGAATAATGTGTAACATATAATTCTGATATATGAACTTACAATCTATATTACtcccaagttttatcaaaatatattctGTAGTTTTTTCAGGAAAGAATAACAAGCACCAATACATATGCTTATAAGCTTCCCTATTCAATACAATTATAGTATGAGTCACTTTTTACTACTTAAAAAAGTTTTCCTTCCTATTAATAAATGGCTATACTAAAACACAGcctattgtaaattatttaaagaactaagacaaagtaaataaatataaggtcCCGCTGCCTCATTAACCTGGCCAGAATTTTATCAAGTTATGAATAACTTGTGCACAAAAAATAGATGTGATGCAACATATGTTAAGCTGTTTAACAACCAGCACATATTACTCATACCAATGATAACCCAAAGAAGGTaacataataaatgtaaatatacctTATCAGAGTTTACAGCAATTACAGCATTAGTTATAAAGTCACCTGTCTGATTCTCTACCGATATTAGTCTTAAGAATAGTAATACATTATAAACTATTGGTTAACAGATTGACCAGTTCATGTTGGGTTTGGATGGCACTGAAAACAAGTCAAAGTTGGGTGCCAACGCCATCCTTGGAGTGTCTCTGGCTGTTGCTAAGGCCGGAGCTGCTAAGAAGGGTGTGCCTCTATACAAGCACTTGGCTGATTTGGCTGGCAATGCCGATATTGTCCTACCTGTACCTGCCTTCAACGTCATCAACGGTGGCTCTCACGCTGGCAACAAGCTTGCCATGCAAGAATTCATGATCCTGCCCACTGGTTAATATTTTTCACTTTCTTACTTTATGCATAAAAGGCTTCtaaattcataataatgttatgttttCAATCCAAAAACCTTTTAATCAAAATTTGTTTTATACAGGTGCTGCTTCATTCAGTGAGGCCATGCGCATGGGTTCTGAGGTGTACCATCACTTGAAGAAAATCATCAAGGAGAAGTTCGGCCTTGACTCCACCGCTGTTGGTGATGAGGGTGGCTTTGCTCCCAACATCCAGAACAACAAGGATGCTCTCTTCCTCATTCAGGATGCTATCCAGCAGGCTGGTTACACTGGCAAGGTTAGAAGGATATCTACACTGCTATTTACACTTTATTCACTAACTCATCGTAAATTGTAAATTAGCacataatacataaaattatattcatataaatcaatttttttcAACATATAAATCTAATTTTTCAATTTGATGGTCATTGTATACAAGATTCACAATGCCATaacaaattactttgtttttattctttagATTGAAATTGGAATGGATGTTGCTGCATCTGAATTCTTCAAGAATGGCACCTATGACCTTGACTTCAAGAACCCTAAGTCCAACCCTGCTGACTACCTGTCTTCTGAGAAGTTGGCTGAGGTGTACCTGGACTTCATCAAAGATTTCCCCATGGTTTCCATTGAAGACCCCTTCGACCAGGACGACTGGGCCGCGTGGGCTAGCCTCACCTCCCGCACACCCATCCAGATTGTAGGAGATGATCTTACAGTGAGTAGACCTCCTTGCACCCAACAATATCTACcaaacaaagataaaaagtGCAATATTTACTATAATGCTTTTGTTTAGGTCACAAACCCCAAGCGTATTGCCACAGCCGTTGAGAAGAAAGCTTGCAACTGTTTGCTGCTGAAAGTGAACCAGATTGGCAGCGTAACTGAATCCATTGATGCTCACCTTCTGGCCAAGAAGAATGGATGGGGCACCATGGTTTCTCACAGGTCTGTatattagaagaaaaataatgatttggCTATGTTTTCGATGGAATAGAGTTTGAAATTTCTTGTTGTTATCAGGTCTGGAGAGACTGAAGACACCTTCATTGCTGACCTCGTAGTGGGTCTGTCCACCGGTCAGATCAAGACTGGCGCGCCGTGCCGCTCGGAGCGTCTCGCCAAGTACAACCAGATCCTCCGCATTGAAGAGGAACTCGGATCTGCTGCTAAATACGCCGGCAAGAACTTCCGCAGGCCTGTTTAATTGCACAAAGACGTAAAAAGGGCATGTTCCAGTACTATAGGAAAATGTGACTGAAATGAGTATGCtcttaaccttttcaccgccacgccatatcggtattcctatgccctgtacgccaagcccgcaaaactcttaattaaatatctactaaaaaatacataaaagtaatgatttaataggtttattttgtatttttctgcgacctgttttttgtcgagtatagccgtcgttggcgcatagggcacgcttgctcatgtcggctatagccgacattggcgttcaaaaggttaaaatgTTATACAGCATTTTACCCTCTGTAGAACACATAGATACATGATGTAAcaaattaagatattatttcaGCACATATTGTCAAaagtttatacttttatttataagagatTACTGGCTGTAGTGATTGTATTAGTGTCGAATGTATgatgctatttatttaaattttaagattattttttaattaaaaatgatttgatATCAAGGCgtatgttcaataaataatgatgttatTGTAATCGTGTTTTTATTAGACTTGTCTCAAACTTCCACCAACAGTTATCATTAGAGTAAATCTATTTTTGTAGATTCTTAACTATGAACTATTCTTAGTTCGGACATATGTCCCTGTTTCATACATGTATCGCAAGGCGCCCAACTTCGGTTGGGATAAACATATTTGCGTGATATGTTGATATCCAAAAAGGATCTCTCTGCAACTCGCTCGTTATTTTgagccgcccgccgcgccgttAACTTTGGCGAGAGCTGTGGAAGTTAGATAGCTTTTGACATGGGTGGTTCCCTAGGCCCTGTAGGCCTCCCCCAAGAAACgcctaaataaattatttttaattatcacttgataaaataatttaaatttagtttGTTAAATTCTTTCCACGTAACCCTTTATTACTTGGACTGTGCAGTCCGAGGTCCGATTCTTTTTTTGAACAAATTACCAAGCATTAGGTACcttcatattttttagaaaGGAAAAGCATTCAAACAAGATCTtgggtaggtaaataaattgtctACGATCAAATAACCTGCAAACACGCGACACATGCGTGATTGCGACGCCCGCGCCGCCTGCGTGGCCGGTTTACCGAAGAAAAGAGAAACTTCATAGTGATAGATAGAACAGTAGGTACAATAAATGATTGAAGCGTGCATTAATCGTGTTTTTACGATAATAAGTAGTAAACATTTGCTCAGTACAAACAACTCGGCTCGTTGTAATAATCGCTTTGCTTAATTAAGCTGTGTTTAGTCTCGTTATTGCATTGGGTTCGATTGCTACCTATTTTCAACAATGGCTCAAAACAAACAAGAACTTAATGTTGTGACATATATGTGTCCAAGTCATCCCGTACAACTGTACGAATTGATACAAGAGTTACTTGAGGATGCCTTGGGTTGTTACTAGTGGTGGATAATATATCACATAGCAAAATATAGCACCGTGCTATTTATACATAGCATTATAGCAAATGCTATCGTGGCTCACAGTTGTTGCTACTTGCTAAGTTGCTAATAAAATATCACACGCGTTCTGTCTCTGTCCGTGCGCGTCGTAACTCGCATCATGCACGAATCGCACGCAATCGCAATCGCAGCAGATAGCAGATAGCAAGACACGGCGCGGCGGCCAGTCGTCGCATGCTTTGCGTTTTGTATCGGTCGGTCGCGCTAAATAGTTGATTTTTGTACATACAAtcaatgaaattttaaatacgCCTATAATTGCTTTTCATAACATACctagtttatttcataaaacactAACGCCcgaaatttatatttacaaattattaatttatagcgTAAAATCAATTAAAGACAGTCCTAAGCctgaaaactactgaaaagTATGAAGGAAAGTTCATTGGTTTTTTACTGTTCCATTTTATCGTAAGAATTCATAAACGCGATGTAATATTCTTAATTTCTTGTATAGCAACTTAGCAAGCAACTACAGCAAACACTACGCTTGCTTTATTCGCACCTACTTAGTGAACCTACGCATAAAATAGCATGCTATAAATATAGCAAGTAAAATAGCATGATAAAAATTTATAGCATTTCGCATATAGCAAGTTATTGCCACATAGCAACTTTGAACACCACTAGTTGTTACACTACCTTGCAATATGAAAGTAGAAGCCCGGGACCGTTACCGGATCGTCCGGATACTTTTTCAACTGGCAAAGCTGACTTGGGTAAGATTTTATtgcactaattaattatttcaatttaaatccaACGCTTAACTGCGATGTgtatacgtacctacctacaggtGAAGCAGCTTGAGGATAAAAATAGTAGTCTACGAAATTTTATGAATGTAGTAAGGAATGTGTGTCTGTCGAATAAACCAGCAGCTTCTGTTgaagttttaaaactttttcatttagtaaataggtaattaggtattacatggttttaaataaaacgtttgttttattatttgtaactttCAGCGTTCATGACTGCATCTGCGTACATGAAATTACGCGAAAAGGGAAACACTCACATAGATCTGCTTCCGGTAACGCCTGTTTTCGCACATCAAATGAACGTGGAAAATAAACCTGGATATTTCTCAGACATTATCATTCACAGTGATAAAAAGTAAGAACCCTTATCCTTAGGTAGgcaggtaggtatttaaaacagccgattatattttcatttccaTAATCTATTAGTAGTCGCATATAGCGCGACTACTGTGAACATGGGGTCCGATTCCCaagtcgggccgaaatcactttgtggattttattaactttcacaaagcatacAGCTCGATTGATACACCCATGCGTCTCTCTCCGGTAATGTCGAGTTGCTGTCCCATCGGGCTGTGAGAATGTAGGTACCTGAGTTTGCaccataaaaatctaaaaagtaggtacgcacaaatgcttgtgcactatgttataatatgttttataacCGATATACTTagagagaacagccgccgcAGCTGACAATCGGTCTGAACCCCATTATCATTAAGACCTAGGTACTTACTAAATTACTAAAGTCTAACGGTCAAAGTCAAACAAATAATGTAAGTACTCAAATACTGAAACCACTCAATATTGAAGATGATTTAAACATAATTCTATCTAAACACCTACGAATAACCTCTACGGTGGGTggacctacctacatatattatctAGTTATGCGctcttttcaaaacattaaacaactGGTATCGTTGTTGAAATCTAAAAATCAATGTGGTTTAATATTATCACACATGAGTTTTTGAacgttaggtacttacatattatttccattgaaataaatacatacacaatagataaaaatgttatcaGCATGTCATTGACTTCTGATAAGAATGAGTCTTCTATTATTCTACAATTAGCTACCAGACTGCTAATATTGTTTTATCGAAACGCACTATAACTCATACTTAcatagttaatttattatttcagagCTCATAATGTGAATACGTTGCTAGATCTCCGTGGTTGTACATTTGCATACAGTGACGAAGAATCTCTGAGTGGAAGTAAAATAGTTCTGAAAACGTTAAAAGAAAAGGGTGAAAACGCATCTTTTTTTGGATCATTGCTAAGTATGTGTATGTTTGCCACCTatttatgaatttcactttAATTTCTGCTTTAttaatgatgtttttttgtgtgtttgatAAATACTTAGTCCttctgatattattttgaagacTTACCCAATTTCTGAGTCATTGGTTGGAATAGATTATCATAATGCCGTTAGATGTCGCTAAAACCATCGATtaactaattttatatatttagtaaGCGATATCGCTgcctatctatttattttttcataatgctTTATTTCAGGATCTGGATCACATTTAGCATCAGCTCAGATGGTTCTGTCTAAACAAGCAGAATGGGCTGCGGTTGATTCAACAACTCTACtttattctaaaaactatatgtTTGATGGTGGAAAAGATATTATCACTTTGGAAACATTGGGCCGTTTGCCACCGTATCCTATTGTAGTAAATGCAAAGTTAAGAGGTGAGTGTGAGTAATCCTAGCAGTCCCCGAATCGTCAGAAGACAGAcctttgatttgaaaaatataaaatgtatcctTTTGATATTGGGAGTTCAGTAGGTATTCCACATACATACCACCATAGTAGTCTGTAACACAGATCTGAACTGATGTTGATATGGCTGGACATGAAAGATGACAGTCTAATTCGGATTTTTGGAAAAGTATAACAATCTTTTTTTGTTGGTCTGGTAGTCGCATAACTCGACTACCTACTGTGCTGACTGTGCACGGCGGgcgtctcgggttcgattcccaggcTAGAGTATGGTGATTGATACAAGGGTTATTGGAGAACACGTAAATCAGTAAATGACGGTCCTGCGCATGAACTCTCCCCGGTGTCAGATTGTTGTCGCATCTGACTAAAAGAGTGAGGAAATAGTagagtgtacctacctatgtctgcgcaaatgcttgtgcactataatcttctatatatatatataaataaaaatgaattgttgttcgttagtctgattaaaactcgagaacgacTGGGCCGAAATCGAGAacgaacgatacgaagttcgcgggatcagctagtatcGAATAAATATGCCTTGCGCTGCTAGCTCATCTCCTGATAGAGAATTTCTGCATACCCCCATGTATGCAGTTGccgttattattatatttatacaacTTTCTTTGATCCGAGTATATAACCCTAAAAAAATCTTGCCATATTTATGTTTTCTAAATTACTTtgcagctgaaacaaaaaaagcGATATCAAATGCACTGCTTAACTTGCCTCAGAAACCACAGTGGAAAAGTAAATTCGCAAAATTTGGTGTAATCAAGTTTGAGGCTAATAGCGATGTCACTTACAATGGGGCGCCTGCACAGGTGTGGGCCATCCAGAACGAAAAACTCAATGTTCGGTATTATTAGAGCATTTCTAATAATTTCTTTACTGtatattatctatattttatatactgaCTTCACTCCTAAATAggaactaataaataaaagttaatgaatgatatttttttgtttattatgtataattttttatttgtacataaatattcaaGAGCTTTTTTAACTACATGCAGGAACCTAGCCACAATATACCAAATCACATCAATTTTTTGGTTTgcatttttgtaaaacaatgtTCAAAGACACTACGTCTTTTTTCTTGTTTCCACAATCAATGAGAACACCACGTGGCACTTTAATGATTCCCAGTGTTGTTGGTGCGTCTTGTTTACTTTTCATGGATTGGGATTGGGAAGGTCCTGTCTGCAATATTAAGTGCATATAAATATATGACtgtaagttgtaaataaataatgttattcgaTAAAAAGTGactaataattttaactatatGTATTTCAAATGCCTGACCAGTATAAACATTACTAACAGTTATGAAGTTCAGCATGACAATAATTACATGTTATGCTGCTGCTGTCAGCTTTGCAACTCATGCATATGATTTACAAATGTAAATGCTgcacaattttttaaattaatatatctaaTGCTACTAGTAGCTAAGTTATTAAATACTGTGTATTTATTAACCAAGGTCTACTTTTGAAAACTGCATCTACTATATGGTAAGTTGAGGGACTAAACAATTCCACCGCCATTGATGTGCTCAATTTCTTCCTCTGTTAGGGGGGCTCTTCTGTAACGACGTGGTAAATCAATGTCAGGAATGGAAGACGTGCTCATGGGTGCAGCGCCCTGCACCTGtgcctgaaaaaaaataaatacaaatccgTTTATAAACAGGCTAAAAGACCAAGTTTTGTACTTCTATCTAAGTAAACTAATATTAGAAGCCAGTCAACAGATGTACCTGGACATGCAGATGAGTATGTGGGGAACTATGTACTCTTTCAATTACGACAATTTTACCACCAattctaatataatttttttataagtccCCTCGGGATGTGgacagtttatttatagttgaACCTGAACCTTTGGGACTGAGATGTTCGAGGTTATTTTATATCACAAACCTATTTTGGGTTGGCActgtttattacaataaaaaatacactgaTGCTCTACTGATAAGTAAGCACCTAGGTACTCTGCAACTGTTTTTCCAGAAACTCAAGTAGATTTCCTGGTATTTGACATGTGACAGACAGTATGTCAAATTAGttatataaacaattttttgtatacttattataatattacaatcaaacaaataagTTCGTGTACAACTTACTGGGGCAGGAGCTCCTTGACCGCCAGCTGGTGGCGCAGCTGCTGGACCGGCGCCACCTCTGCCAGCTAATCCTGCTCCACCCTTACGAAATTTAATAACGGGAACGCGAGCAAGAACAGAGGTTACGCGCACCATTATgccaatttaattttacaggGCTGTATTTTTagccaaaatattttgttttgttgtaaaattttctttttgaagCTGGGGTTTGACAGTTTGGTTTTTTGTCaggtgtcttttgttttgtatcaaTGACAGCATGTTCCACACTTGacacttcatttttttttcttcaagaGCATGTTTGTATAAAATACTTTGTATACAATATAACATGTCGAGAGTCAAAGAAGCTTGAAAGGAGTAGTAACATACCATTAACATACATACAgaacagacagacaaataataataacgagaaatattttttggatttaaaaaacgaataacaaaaacaacattgGTAGAAATTGTTTTCTACCATTGTGTTGCTGGGCTACAATGTCTTgttaaagggcttattacacttgactaaattcagtcgtctaattaggtttgtctaattaggtttctaaatgattttatgaaaaataccttcctaaatgcgattacatttgactgaatttagtgactgaatcatttagacgactgaatttagtcaaatgtaataaggcctttagggcttattacactttactaaattcagtcgtctaattaggtttgtctaattaggtttctaaataatttaatgaaatctaccttcctaaatgcgattacatttgactgaatttagtgactgaatcatatagacgactgaatttagtcaagtgtaataagcccgatctaaaaaatgtatttgtagaAAAATTACAATTCTTTCTCTTCTTGAAAGCAGTGCAAATAGGCAAAGCAGCACCCCGCTTCATAGTAACCGCAGGCAGCCCTAATGTATCCCTTCTCGTCCCGAAAATGTCTATGTAATCCCTCATATCCTTTCTTTGAAGGAAGAGTATAGTATCTGTGGCTGGGTTGAATGCTCTGAATGCTGATTGCTGACTGC harbors:
- the LOC110372802 gene encoding uncharacterized protein LOC110372802, whose amino-acid sequence is MVRVTSVLARVPVIKFRKGGAGLAGRGGAGPAAAPPAGGQGAPAPAQVQGAAPMSTSSIPDIDLPRRYRRAPLTEEEIEHINGGGIV
- the LOC110372787 gene encoding enolase, giving the protein MPIKSIKARQIFDSRGNPTVEVDLVTELGLFRAAVPSGASTGVHEALELRDNIKGQYHGKGVLTAIKNINETIAPELLKQNLEVTQQKEIDQFMLGLDGTENKSKLGANAILGVSLAVAKAGAAKKGVPLYKHLADLAGNADIVLPVPAFNVINGGSHAGNKLAMQEFMILPTGAASFSEAMRMGSEVYHHLKKIIKEKFGLDSTAVGDEGGFAPNIQNNKDALFLIQDAIQQAGYTGKIEIGMDVAASEFFKNGTYDLDFKNPKSNPADYLSSEKLAEVYLDFIKDFPMVSIEDPFDQDDWAAWASLTSRTPIQIVGDDLTVTNPKRIATAVEKKACNCLLLKVNQIGSVTESIDAHLLAKKNGWGTMVSHRSGETEDTFIADLVVGLSTGQIKTGAPCRSERLAKYNQILRIEEELGSAAKYAGKNFRRPV
- the LOC110372794 gene encoding uncharacterized protein LOC110372794; translation: MAQNKQELNVVTYMCPSHPVQLYELIQELLEDALGCYYCYTTLQYESRSPGPLPDRPDTFSTGKADLAFMTASAYMKLREKGNTHIDLLPVTPVFAHQMNVENKPGYFSDIIIHSDKKAHNVNTLLDLRGCTFAYSDEESLSGSKIVLKTLKEKGENASFFGSLLRSGSHLASAQMVLSKQAEWAAVDSTTLLYSKNYMFDGGKDIITLETLGRLPPYPIVVNAKLRAETKKAISNALLNLPQKPQWKSKFAKFGVIKFEANSDVTYNGAPAQVWAIQNEKLNVRYY